The following nucleotide sequence is from Pandoraea thiooxydans.
CGGCCGCCAGCACGATGAGGCCGGAGGCGGCCGGCGCCCATTGCGCGAGCGCCGGGGCGTGCATCTGCGCCGTCTTGAACAGGGCACCCAACGTGAAAACGATCACGCCAAGCGCAGCCCACAGGAAGAAGTATGCGAGGCCCGCCAAGGCGCTCAGCCAGCCAGGATGCCTGGTGCCGGCGGCGTCGAGGATCAGGCGGTAGCGCCACAGCATCGGCGCCAGCGAGGGCAACATCATCGCCACCATCATGACGCTCCACATGCCGGTGAACGAGGTGGCCGTGCCCAGCCATGTCCGGCCGGGCATGGGCGTCCACATCATCGATCCGCCGCCGGACATCGCCAGGCCGTGCATGCCCGGCGCAGCGCGCGACCACGCGAGCGTGAGCGCCGCGCTGGCGGCGAACAGCAGCGCCGAGATGCCAAGGAAGGCACGCCCGGCCGCCCGCTCGGAGGAACGCGGCGTTACCTGCTTGGCGAGGAGGCGTTGCGGCATGTCAGGTCTCCGAATTGCCGCTATGCGGCGCTCGCGGCTCAGCGTTGCCGGGCGCGCGCCTGGGCGGGTTGTGGCGCGTACTCGTCATGGCGGCGCCACCACACGCCGGTCTCGTTACGGCCCAGAGGCGCGCGGTCGAGCCACTGGTACATCCCCCACAGGCCGTCCAGGCCGCGCGCATAGGCCGAGTAGGTGTGATAGATCGCACCGCTCTCGCGCACGAAGGTGCTCATGCCGGGCCGGTCACGCACATAGGTGGCGGCATCGGTGCCGCAGGTGGCGGCCATGTCGGAGACGATCTGCGGCGGGGCGGCTTCATCCATCGCGTGGCCGCCGAGCCGATAGTTGTATTCGATCAGTCCGTCGCGCTGCTGTGCTTCGGTAAATGAAACGTTGAAGTCATAGTTGAATTCGCCGCCATGCGCCGAGGCCCATGGAAAATGCCAGCCCATGCGCTCACGGTAGGCCAGCAGCCTGGCCAACGGCGCGCGCGACACCGCC
It contains:
- a CDS encoding DUF2182 domain-containing protein, producing the protein MPQRLLAKQVTPRSSERAAGRAFLGISALLFAASAALTLAWSRAAPGMHGLAMSGGGSMMWTPMPGRTWLGTATSFTGMWSVMMVAMMLPSLAPMLWRYRLILDAAGTRHPGWLSALAGLAYFFLWAALGVIVFTLGALFKTAQMHAPALAQWAPAASGLIVLAAGALQFGAWKARHLACCRPAAYRARAGTAVPSARAAVRHGLRLGRHCILCCAGLTTCLLAVGVMDVRAMTLVGIGITAERLLPGGTSAARVVGAATISAGLLLIARATGLG
- a CDS encoding DUF899 domain-containing protein, translating into MTTLHPTATREAWLAARLELLEAEKDFTRRSDELARRRQALPWVKVDKTYRFDTEHGSATLADLFEGRSQLLIYHFMFGPDYQAGCPSCSAIADGFDGFVSHLAQHDVTLAAVSRAPLARLLAYRERMGWHFPWASAHGGEFNYDFNVSFTEAQQRDGLIEYNYRLGGHAMDEAAPPQIVSDMAATCGTDAATYVRDRPGMSTFVRESGAIYHTYSAYARGLDGLWGMYQWLDRAPLGRNETGVWWRRHDEYAPQPAQARARQR